From Fusarium musae strain F31 chromosome 8, whole genome shotgun sequence:
AAAATAGAGAATGGCAACCAGCAAGAGTCGAGGACGGCTGGCCGTTTCGATATAGAATCCTTGATATTATCCCACACTGTATCGTGGGATTGTGGTCACGGGCAAAGCTGTTCGAAGCCGATGAGAGGGCGAATCTTCGTTTTTTCGGACCTAGATACCGAGATGATGATCCAGAGTTCGTCACTGGGTGCATGGAGCACCTCCAAGAGCTCACGATTTCCAACTTGGCCGATTATCGTGATCCCAATCTGACTTTTTCAGATGCTTGGCAGCAATTACTCCGCCTACCTCACTTGCAGGATTTGAAGCTCTTGATTACTACCGAGTATTATAGGTTGAAGAACCAGACTTACTTTCCTCCAGAAAGGCATGAATTCTTTCAGAAGCTGCCCTACACCTGGCTATCGCCAAGTCTGGGGATTCATCTGAGAACTCTATCTCTTTACTACACTGAGTACTGGGGCTGGTTCCCGACAATGAATCTCTATGAGATTGGAACGTTGCCTCAGCTTAAGATTCTAGCTCTTGGCAAATTTGTCTTTATGGATGAGCGAGAAACCAACTGGATCGCAAGCATCGGAGAGAGCAATGCAAGCGGCGGTCTAGAGGAACTATACTTGGATGATTGTCCTATTCTGTTCAAAGCCCGTCAACGCAGTCCTCTGACCAGCGATGGATACCCGTATCACCACGCTGGCTTGGCGAATAATAAAGACTCTTCTGAGACCAAAGAGTATGCTATCAGATGACACCATGTCATTGAAAGCTGGACAGGACGAATAAAAGGCCTCAAGAAGTTCATAACGGGTCATGGCGACTGGATGAACCAATGGCCGAGTAACGAATCGTTGAGAGAGCACGAATGTGTTGTCAATCTCAGCAGCGACGAATTTGAGCAAATGATTTGTAGCAATGTTCACAGAAACTTTTCCAAACCTGCAGGCATGGACTTCGGGATTACCAGGAACCCAGTTTTGGCACAGACATACTTGCATGGTGTGGGATTGCTCCAACGAAGGGAAACACGGATGcaatatattagttataatgtCGGCGCCTCCTATCGATGGGAAAATCCAAATCGGACATGGGGAAGGGGTCAAGCAGATAATGGTTGGGCACCAGAGATGGGGACGGTTGGAATCGATGATGCTGAGTACGAGCTACTCATGGCAACTATTCGGTACAGGAATTTAGAAAACGAGAAATAGCAtaatggagaagaagacctgGCTCAAGTTCTGACGGTATGATTCAGTTTTACAAAGCATTACTGCTAGCATTTGACCCAATAGACAGATTTTAGATGACTTTATTCCGCATCTCCCGCCGTGTTTTAGCATTAGATCCCATTAATGCCATGCATCGGCATATGAATCAGTCCAAGCCGTAGAATCCCCATCATAGTCCAATGTCCATGCGATTATCCCATCAGGTCCCTCTTTTACGCCTTCCAGAAAATTTCGAGATCTCTTCTCGTGCGGAAGTGTCCGCGTTTCTCCACTCTAACGTTCCGTCTCTGCGTCATGATGCAGCAAACACGACAAATCCGCTTCTCGACCGTGGAAACTTCTTTTCTCGTGGCGGCTTTTTGAGCCTCATGTTGCAATTGCGTGAAGATAGAATTCTACTTATTTCTGCTATATCCAAACTCTGCTCGCGCTCGTGTTCAAGACTACCGATTTGAAGCTCTGTGGATCAGGGCCGATTATGGAGATGGTAACGATGCATGATTCCTGTGGAGTCGAAAAAATGGGATGCTTGGTGATTGAAGATTTGTGGTCAAGAACTCGTCGTTACACCGACTTGAACATCACTAAGAAGTAATAAAAGCCAAGCATCCGACCATAGTCCAAGCTATCGCCCAAATCTGTGTCTTGACCTGCCTCACCTCTTCACTTATTACTCTTAGCTTCACCCTAATCTCACAACCATTTCAATATGTCACAAGAACCCAGTATCCCTGATGTGTACGGTCCCCGGTACTCATACTGATCGCACATTCGTCCCTGTTCCCCGAGACACAGAACGCGTCTTCCGTCTCATCGCCTCTCAAACACCCGGCTTCACCCAGGACGAATCCATCCTTTCAAAATCCATATTCACCGGTGACGAGCTGTCAGTCATCTCCGGTCCGATCAAGGCTGTCCCGGTAGCTTCAGCTCTCCACGCCATGGCCGGTGTAGTAGCTGATGAGATCCTTACCCTTCGAGGCCTCGAGGACAAAGAGCGGAAAGTAACTGTCAATACTCCCCATGCCGGAATTTGGTTTGGCAATGTCGCTACTGCATATGTCGATGGCAAGGATGTCCTTACATTTGCCAAGTCTGGAGggttgaagaagctgttgtCAGATTGGGAACGCGGATGGGTTGATACACCTCTCAAGTATCGTACCACAGGGCTTTATCCTACCTCTGATCCTGACGCTTGGTACTCGCTCCACGGCTCCATGAATGCAGAGCCAGTTCTGAAGTCTATCGGCGTCGACTCATCTGATGCCATCACCTCCAACGAAGAAGCAGCGGCGCACATCCCAAGCTTCACAGGCAAGCTCTCACCGGAGAAGCTTGAATTCAAAAACCTTGTCAACGGCAACTGCGGCAGTATCTGCTTCACACCTAAGCAGTGGAACGAAAGGGAGATGGGCAAATCGCTCGCTACTCAtcctctcatcaacatcaaggctCAGCCTCAAGCTATTCCTACACCTCCTGTTGCTTTGCCTCCTCTTGATCCAGACGATAAGCGCCTGCTGGCTGGTATCAAAGTCGTTGAGATGACTCGCGTTATCGCCGGCCCTCAAATCGGGACGATTCTTTCTAGCTTCGGCGCTGAAGTTATCCGGATCAACCCCCCTCACTTGCCCAATATCAACATTATGCAACTCACTCTCAACGCTGGAAAGCGCACTACCGCTATTGACCTGCGGAAGCCTGAGGATGCAACTATCATCAAGTCTCTTATCGCTGATGCAGATGTATTCATCCAAGGCTTCC
This genomic window contains:
- a CDS encoding hypothetical protein (EggNog:ENOG41) gives rise to the protein MCTVPGTHTDRTFVPVPRDTERVFRLIASQTPGFTQDESILSKSIFTGDELSVISGPIKAVPVASALHAMAGVVADEILTLRGLEDKERKVTVNTPHAGIWFGNVATAYVDGKDVLTFAKSGGLKKLLSDWERGWVDTPLKYRTTGLYPTSDPDAWYSLHGSMNAEPVLKSIGVDSSDAITSNEEAAAHIPSFTGKLSPEKLEFKNLVNGNCGSICFTPKQWNEREMGKSLATHPLINIKAQPQAIPTPPVALPPLDPDDKRLLAGIKVVEMTRVIAGPQIGTILSSFGAEVIRINPPHLPNINIMQLTLNAGKRTTAIDLRKPEDATIIKSLIADADVFIQGFRMNKMLKFGLGLNDILKMAGERGCGIIHVSENCYGPHGYYAERPGWQQIADAAAGSAHVTGRSLNLPDNEAVLPSLPISDMTTGALGAVGTLVALRDRATTKGGSYAVHASLVAVNAFALRSDIGLYSPETVAECAKRFQWAEMRGSHHVLGLLMTVWDGWKRVLGKELSEDGGFYQSFETSAFDGKKLSILKPVVSLSDEEVTPRWKTPSVPYAYENAEGVKFQ